The bacterium genomic sequence GATAGTCTTTCTTTACCTCCTATGCCTAAAATAGCATCAATAATCAGATCGAAGGAAAACAATTCATCTTTTTCTTTCTGGAAATTTTCTATGGAATTAGCCTTCCTTATAGGAATCTTAAGTGATTTAACTATCTTTAAATTAGTTTCAGCTATACCTTTGGCTTTCTCTTCGTCCATCATTAAAAATACCTCTACAGAGATATCTTGATTAAAAAGATGTCTAGCTATTACCAAGCCATCTCCGCCATTATTCCCCGGACCAACAAAAACAGCTACTTTTTTAAACTTTAAATCAGGGAAGAGCTGGTGGAGACTTTCTATGCTCTTGATACCTGCATTTTCCATTAAAATAATACTTGGCATAAAGTATTTTTCAGTAGCCATCTTATCTATTTCATACATTTGATTAACATTAGCAACTTTCATGGTAACCCTTAAATAAAAAGTAATACTTAATCTTTTTATAGCATTTCTTTAACAGCTTGTAAATTAAGATTAAACCCCAAATAAGATCAAGGTGGTAGAATTTATACTTTATCCTTAACGAAGTAGTTAATTTCAGAAAATTATAAACAAATTCTAATTTAAATTTTTTTACCAGCTTAAGAGTAGAGAAGGGAGGATATAAGATCTCCAGATAGTATTGAAAAAACCTCACTACCTTCATTTCGTACCTAAGGTTAGTCCAGGGCACCACTACCTCTTCTGTCTTAAACTTAGTCCATTCTAAAAGATTTAAAGGAGGTTTAAATCCATGCTCTTTAGCCATTTCAAAACCATAAGTTCCAGGCCAGGGAGAGTAATGATGAATAGAGATGAGACAGTTAGGATGAATATTCTTTAGTCTTAAGACTAAGTCAAATGTCTTCTCCAGGTCTTTAAAGCCATCTTCTTTCATCATTCCCACGATAAAAGAATAAGAAGGTCGAATATCATATTTTTTTAAGATCGTATTACATCTTTCAATATCAGAGAAAGTTATATCTTTCTGAATAAGATCAAGGATCTTATTAGAACCACTTTCAGCTCCAAGGTATAAGAGACCAAGCCCACTCTTCTTCATATAAAGAAGAAGCTCTTCATCTAAATGCAAAACTTGATCAACTCTAATATTAGCCTCCCAAGTGATATTTAAGCCTTCCTCGCAGATGCTTTTAAGTATCTCTTTAGCTCTTCTTCGATGAATGAAGAAGTTAAAATCCAAAATATTTATCCGATTTACTTTAAATCGAGAGACTAAATATTTCAAGTCATCAACTACTTGTTCTACCTTTAAAGCATAATATCTATTCCTTCCAAAGGTAAGAGGAACGCAACAAAAAGCACATCTTCCGTAACAACCAATACTTGAAACATAACCTAAAATTCGAGACTGACCATCAAAACTTTTTTGAATATGTCTTTCTACTGGTATTAAGTCGTATGCTTTTCGATTGATAGGTTTTATATCTTTGATAAATTGTATTTCATTAACTTTGATCTCCTGACCTTTTCTATAGACTAAGGATGGTATCTTTTTAAAGTCCTCCTTATTTTCCAAAGACTTCACTAATTCCAAGAAGGCCAGTTCTCCTTGACCTCTAATAATAAAGTCAATCTTCTTGTCTTGGAGTATTTGTTCATACATCAAGGTAGGAAACCATCCTCCCCAAACTATAGGTAAGTTAGGAAGATGTTTTTTTATAAGGCAAGTAACCCGGTAGCCACTCTTAACTTGATTTCCTAAAATTAAGCTTATTCCTAAACAAAGAGATTTTTTAGATAGAGCCAGGAGTCTTTCTTCA encodes the following:
- a CDS encoding B12-binding domain-containing radical SAM protein, which produces MANKEITLFYPLINETPSYPPLGLLAISAPLLENGYQVNIINANIEDNFEERLLALSKKSLCLGISLILGNQVKSGYRVTCLIKKHLPNLPIVWGGWFPTLMYEQILQDKKIDFIIRGQGELAFLELVKSLENKEDFKKIPSLVYRKGQEIKVNEIQFIKDIKPINRKAYDLIPVERHIQKSFDGQSRILGYVSSIGCYGRCAFCCVPLTFGRNRYYALKVEQVVDDLKYLVSRFKVNRINILDFNFFIHRRRAKEILKSICEEGLNITWEANIRVDQVLHLDEELLLYMKKSGLGLLYLGAESGSNKILDLIQKDITFSDIERCNTILKKYDIRPSYSFIVGMMKEDGFKDLEKTFDLVLRLKNIHPNCLISIHHYSPWPGTYGFEMAKEHGFKPPLNLLEWTKFKTEEVVVPWTNLRYEMKVVRFFQYYLEILYPPFSTLKLVKKFKLEFVYNFLKLTTSLRIKYKFYHLDLIWGLILIYKLLKKCYKKIKYYFLFKGYHESC